A stretch of the Salmo salar chromosome ssa20, Ssal_v3.1, whole genome shotgun sequence genome encodes the following:
- the LOC123729259 gene encoding LOW QUALITY PROTEIN: fukutin-related protein-like (The sequence of the model RefSeq protein was modified relative to this genomic sequence to represent the inferred CDS: deleted 2 bases in 1 codon): MRVSFCQGLLTGAIVLNLLILYYVSRAQQQMMEKRRDPGRGSRKAALPASGLGGAWWGLAGGWLALEVSGGEGNSRGPRVTVLLREFEDFENYVGDVARSFLHQRPELPFLAVSDTPPYPPLSLPEGARLLVLSPSPEQPPQAHRPEFHVQTEFVLLVPDGVELEQGRAVERLIRELEGEGGGPVRLVAAPVLARSAVQCLHLRVSLREWTATYTPAASGSSGSVCTALQGDAVVLIRSEDLFNLSVPLGRPLLPSLFIQTSLHGWKVKLLESPCFSASHRPLFSSAHNQWKADSHLKEATSRLMRNFGLKRLLLADGKEQWHGCGKETARCFGTVRDDTPEYLYLDRWTPPCCLRALRETTKYVINILESSGVRYWLEGGSLLGAARHQDIIPWDYDVDLGIYLEDVPNCDYLKNLDSGSLVDANGYVWERAVEGDFYRVQYSEANHLHVDLWPFYPRNGVMTKDTWMEHKQDVEFPEHFLQPLVPMPFAGVTAYSPNNHRAFLELKFGEGVIENPQYPNPAKKRLDRSRL, translated from the exons ATGCGGGTGAGTTTCTGCCAGGGCCTTCTGACTGGAGCCATCGTTCTGAACCTGCTCATCCTCTACTATGTGTCCCGAGCCCAGCAGCAGATGATGGAGAAACGCCGGGACCCAGGGAGGGGCTCCAGGAAGGCTGCTTTACCTGCGTCCGGGCTGGGGGGG GCCTGGTGGGGGTTGGCGGGGGGATGGTTGGCCCTGGAGGTGTCGGGGGGAGAGGGGAACAGCCGCGGCCCCCGTGTGACTGTCCTCCTACGGGAGTTTGAGGACTTTGAGAACTACGTCGGTGATGTGGCACGCTCCTTCCTGCACCAGAGACCTGAGCTGCCCTTCCTGGCTGTGTCTGACACCCCGCCctatccccctctgtctctccccgagGGGGCCCGTCTCCTGGTGCTCTCCCCCAGCCCCGAGCAGCCTCCACAGGCCCACCGGCCAGAGTTCCACGTCCAGACAGAGTTTGTGCTGCTGGTGCCTGACGGGGTGGAGCTGGAGCAGGGCCGGGCTGTGGAGAGGCTGATCCGGGAGCtggagggggagggtggggggccCGTGAGGCTGGTGGCGGCCCCCGTGTTGGCACGCTCGGCCGTCCAGTGCCTGCACCTGCGGGTCAGTCTGAGAGAGTGGACGGCCACCTACACCCCAGCGGCGTCTGGGAGCAGTGGTAGCGTGTGTACAGCCCTTCAGGGGGATGCAGTGGTCCTCATCCGCTCTGAGGACCTCTTCAACCTGTCTGTCCCACTGGGGAGGCCCCTGCTGCCCTCGCTCTTCATCCAGACCTCCCTGCATGGCTGGAAGGTCAAGCTCCTGGAGAGCCCCTGCTTCTCCGCCAGCCACCGGCCTCTCTTCAGCTCAGCCCACAACCAGTGGAAGGCAGACAGCCATCTGAAGGAGGCCACTAGCCGGCTGATGAGGAACTTTGGGCTGAAGCGTCTCCTACTGGCTGATGGGAAGGAGCAGTGGCACGGCTGTGGGAAGGAGACGGCACGTTGCTTCGGTACAGTCCGAGACGACACCCCTGAGTACCTGTACCTGGATCGCTGGACCCCTCCATGCTGCCTGCGCGCCCTACGTGAGACCACCAAGTATGTGATCAACATTCTGGAGAGTTCCGGGGTGCGTTACTGGCTGGAAGGAGGCTCCCTGCTGGGGGCGGCCCGCCACCAGGACATCATCCCCTGGGACTATGACGTGGACCTGGGCATCTACCTGGAGGACGTGCCCAACTGTGACTACCTGAAGAACCTGGACTCTGGTTCGCTGGTGGACGCTAACGGCTATGTGTGGGAGCGGGCAGTGGAGGGGGACTTCTATAGGGTGCAATACAGCGAGGCTAACCACCTCCACGTGGACCTGTGGCCCTTCTACCCGCGGAACGGCGTCATGACCAAAGACACGTGGATGGAGCACAAGCAGGATGTGGAGTTCCCCGAGCACTTCCTGCAGCCGCTGGTGCCAATGCCGTTCGCCGGCGTCACCGCCTACAGCCCGAACAACCACCGCGCCTTCCTAGAGCTCAAGTTTGGGGAGGGGGTCATCGAGAACCCCCAGTACCCCAACCCTGCCAAGAAGAGGCTGGACAGGAGCCGGCTGTGA